A single window of Microbacterium oryzae DNA harbors:
- the glnA gene encoding type I glutamate--ammonia ligase, which yields MFKDSSEVLAFIKDEDVKFLDIRFTDLPGVQQHFNIPASTVDEEFFTIGQLFDGSSIRGFANIHESDMQLIPDVSTAYLDPFRAAKTLIMVFDIYNPRNGEIYSKDPRQVAKKAEKYLASTGIADTAFFAPEAEFYIFDDVRYEVKENSSFFAVDSEEGAWNTGRKEEGGNLANKTPFKGGYFPVSPVDKTADIRDDMSLKLIEAGLELERSHHEVGTGGQQEINYRFDTMVHAADAILKFKYIIKNVAEEWGKVATFMPKPLFGDNGSGMHTHQSLWSDGKPLFYDETGYGGLSDLARWYIGGLLAHAPSVLAFTNPTLNSYHRLVKGFEAPVNLVYSAGNRSAAIRIPITGSNPKAKRIEFRAPDASGNPYLAFAAQLMAGLDGIKNRIEPHEPVDKDLYELPAEEARNIPQVPNSLQDSLDALREDHAFLLEGGVFTQELIDTWIEYKEENEIKPLAQRPHPFEYELYFGV from the coding sequence ATGTTCAAAGATTCCTCCGAGGTGCTGGCCTTCATCAAGGACGAGGACGTCAAGTTCCTCGACATCCGCTTCACCGACCTTCCCGGTGTGCAGCAGCACTTCAACATCCCGGCCTCGACGGTGGACGAGGAGTTCTTCACCATCGGGCAGCTCTTCGACGGGTCGTCGATCCGCGGGTTCGCGAACATCCACGAGTCCGACATGCAGCTCATCCCAGACGTGTCGACCGCCTACCTCGACCCGTTCCGTGCGGCGAAGACGCTGATCATGGTCTTCGACATCTACAACCCGCGCAACGGCGAGATCTACTCGAAGGACCCGCGTCAGGTCGCCAAGAAGGCCGAGAAGTACCTCGCCTCGACCGGCATCGCCGACACCGCCTTCTTCGCTCCCGAGGCGGAGTTCTACATCTTCGACGACGTGCGCTACGAGGTGAAGGAGAACTCGAGCTTCTTCGCGGTCGACTCCGAGGAGGGCGCCTGGAACACCGGACGCAAGGAGGAGGGCGGCAACCTCGCCAACAAGACCCCCTTCAAGGGCGGCTACTTCCCCGTCTCCCCCGTCGACAAGACCGCGGACATCCGCGACGACATGAGCCTGAAGCTCATCGAGGCCGGCCTCGAGCTCGAGCGCTCGCACCACGAGGTGGGCACCGGCGGTCAGCAGGAGATCAACTACCGCTTCGACACCATGGTGCACGCGGCCGACGCCATCCTGAAGTTCAAGTACATCATCAAGAACGTCGCCGAGGAGTGGGGCAAGGTCGCCACCTTCATGCCGAAGCCCCTGTTCGGCGACAACGGCTCGGGCATGCACACGCACCAGTCGCTGTGGTCCGACGGCAAGCCGCTGTTCTACGACGAGACCGGCTACGGCGGGCTCAGCGACCTCGCACGCTGGTACATCGGCGGCCTGCTCGCGCACGCCCCCTCGGTGCTGGCGTTCACGAACCCCACGCTCAACAGCTACCACCGTCTGGTGAAGGGCTTCGAGGCGCCCGTCAACCTCGTCTACTCGGCTGGAAACCGCTCCGCGGCCATCCGCATCCCGATTACGGGCTCGAACCCGAAGGCCAAGCGCATCGAGTTCCGCGCACCTGACGCCTCCGGCAACCCGTACCTCGCCTTCGCCGCGCAGCTGATGGCGGGTCTCGATGGCATCAAGAACCGCATCGAGCCGCACGAGCCGGTCGACAAGGACCTGTACGAGCTGCCCGCCGAGGAGGCCCGCAACATCCCGCAGGTGCCCAACTCGCTGCAGGACTCGCTCGACGCGCTCCGCGAGGACCACGCCTTCCTCCTCGAGGGCGGCGTGTTCACGCAGGAGCTCATCGACACCTGGATCGAGTACAAGGAGGAGAACGAGATCAAGCCGCTCGCGCAGCGTCCTCACCCCTTCGAGTACGAGCTGTACTTCGGCGTCTGA
- a CDS encoding bifunctional [glutamine synthetase] adenylyltransferase/[glutamine synthetase]-adenylyl-L-tyrosine phosphorylase, which translates to MTTGSRASGLTGLARIGFSSLSRADAELDELSELVGIARDALLVEAPRAADPTEALDGLLRIARRDPENAGAVLRDERGRAVIWRLLGASRGFADFYLRRPGSLPALLDAGRVLPDDAALRAAILGAVGAEGGFAADAGESAWVALRVAYREQLARIAAYDLLSDDPVEAVRAVSAALADAAGAALEASLAVARTRVAGGGAGVFPRSEVEQTQLAIIGMGKAGARELNYVSDVDVIFVGGAAPDAEITEQRALDIAHRLAVQTTRGISEMEVEPPLWEVDANLRPEGAKGALVRTLASHLTYYDRWAHTWEFQALLKARPLAGDPDLGAAYVAGTQPKVWASAGRESFVDSVQSMRERVMEHIPADDMPNQLKLGPGGIRDVEFAVQLIQLVHGLVDEAIRQPATLDALDALVAEGYIGREDAATFARDYRVLRLLEHRLQLVGLSRTHLMPRTEEGLRALARASGLADTGEGVQRLWERIKREVREVHVRLFYRPLLSAVAALPEDQRSLTADEAHARLAAIGLRDPGGALRHIRALTSGISRKATIQRHLMPVMLHWFADGADPDRGLLSYRRVSERLGDTPWFLRMLRDSSGAAEGLTKMLSSSRYIGDLMEWIPESVAWLDAGERLRPRSGDILRAEARAIQDRHESLESAMTAVRALRRREMLRTAMGAVLGALTIDDVGTALTTITEVTIQATLRAVQRDVLGPGDASLDFAIIGMGRFGGAELGFGSDADVLYVYRPEGVEPGRAAELAKRIVAELRRVSEDLRLPLDLDADLRPEGRNGPIVRSLDAYAQYYRRWSVSWEAQALLRARGVAGSRSLIRDFLAMADEIRYPEHLDLASTREIKRIKARVENERMPQRIDRTRHLKLGPGGLSDVEWLVQLLQLEHGHAHAALRTTSTLEGLAAATAAGLVSEADASQLEASWRLAARLRSANTLSSGVTSDVLPTDRRALDGIGRILEYPPYSANDVEEDWLRAARRSRRVFDRLFYGDPD; encoded by the coding sequence ATGACGACGGGAAGCCGCGCATCGGGCCTCACGGGCCTCGCTCGGATCGGCTTCAGCTCGCTCTCGCGCGCCGACGCGGAGCTCGACGAGCTCTCGGAGCTCGTCGGCATCGCGCGCGACGCGCTTCTCGTCGAGGCCCCGCGCGCCGCCGATCCGACCGAGGCGCTCGACGGCCTGCTGCGGATCGCGCGGCGGGACCCGGAGAATGCGGGCGCCGTCCTCCGCGACGAGCGTGGGCGCGCGGTGATCTGGCGGCTGCTGGGCGCCTCCCGCGGCTTTGCCGACTTCTACCTGCGGCGCCCCGGCTCCCTGCCGGCGCTGCTCGACGCGGGGCGCGTCCTGCCCGATGACGCGGCACTGCGCGCGGCCATCCTCGGCGCGGTCGGCGCGGAGGGCGGCTTCGCGGCCGACGCGGGGGAGTCCGCCTGGGTGGCGCTGCGCGTGGCGTACCGCGAGCAGCTCGCTCGGATCGCCGCCTACGACCTGCTGTCCGACGACCCCGTCGAGGCGGTGCGGGCGGTGTCGGCCGCGCTCGCGGATGCGGCGGGCGCCGCGCTCGAGGCCTCGCTCGCCGTCGCGCGCACGCGCGTGGCCGGGGGTGGGGCGGGCGTCTTCCCGCGTTCGGAGGTCGAGCAGACCCAGCTCGCGATCATCGGGATGGGCAAGGCCGGCGCCCGCGAGCTCAACTACGTCTCCGACGTCGACGTCATCTTCGTCGGCGGCGCGGCGCCCGATGCCGAGATCACCGAGCAGCGCGCGCTCGACATCGCGCACCGGCTCGCGGTGCAGACCACGCGCGGCATCTCGGAGATGGAAGTCGAGCCGCCGCTGTGGGAGGTCGACGCGAACCTGCGGCCGGAGGGGGCGAAGGGCGCCCTCGTCCGCACCCTCGCCTCGCACCTGACGTACTACGACCGCTGGGCGCACACGTGGGAGTTCCAGGCCCTCCTCAAGGCGCGTCCGCTCGCGGGAGATCCCGACCTCGGCGCGGCCTACGTCGCGGGAACCCAGCCGAAGGTGTGGGCGAGCGCGGGGCGCGAGAGCTTCGTCGACAGCGTGCAGAGCATGCGCGAGCGGGTCATGGAGCACATCCCCGCCGACGATATGCCGAACCAGCTGAAGCTCGGCCCCGGCGGCATCCGCGATGTGGAGTTCGCGGTGCAGCTCATTCAGCTCGTCCACGGGCTCGTCGACGAGGCCATCCGTCAGCCCGCCACTCTCGATGCGCTCGACGCGCTCGTGGCGGAGGGGTACATCGGCCGCGAGGATGCGGCGACGTTCGCGCGCGACTACCGCGTGCTGCGCCTGCTCGAGCACCGCCTGCAGCTCGTCGGCCTCTCGCGCACGCACCTCATGCCCCGCACGGAGGAGGGCTTGCGCGCTCTCGCGCGGGCGAGTGGCCTCGCCGACACCGGGGAGGGCGTGCAGCGCCTGTGGGAGCGGATCAAGCGCGAGGTGCGCGAGGTGCACGTGCGGCTGTTCTACCGGCCGCTCCTGTCGGCCGTCGCGGCCCTGCCCGAGGACCAGCGCAGCCTCACCGCCGACGAGGCGCACGCGCGTCTGGCCGCGATCGGCCTGCGCGACCCCGGCGGCGCCCTCCGCCACATCCGCGCCCTGACGTCCGGGATCAGCCGGAAGGCGACCATCCAGCGTCACCTCATGCCGGTGATGCTGCACTGGTTCGCGGATGGCGCGGACCCGGATCGCGGGCTGCTCTCGTATCGCAGGGTGAGCGAGCGGCTGGGGGACACCCCGTGGTTCCTGCGGATGCTGCGCGACTCCTCCGGCGCCGCCGAGGGCCTCACGAAGATGCTGTCGAGCTCGCGGTACATCGGCGACCTCATGGAGTGGATCCCGGAGTCGGTGGCGTGGCTCGACGCCGGCGAGCGCCTGCGGCCGCGATCGGGAGACATCCTGCGCGCCGAGGCCCGGGCCATCCAGGACCGCCACGAGAGCCTCGAAAGCGCGATGACCGCGGTCCGCGCCCTGCGTCGACGCGAGATGCTGCGGACGGCCATGGGCGCCGTGCTCGGCGCCCTGACGATCGACGACGTCGGCACCGCGCTCACGACGATCACCGAGGTGACGATCCAGGCGACGCTTCGGGCCGTGCAGCGCGACGTGCTGGGGCCCGGAGACGCGTCGCTCGACTTCGCGATCATCGGGATGGGGCGCTTCGGCGGCGCGGAGCTCGGCTTCGGATCGGACGCCGATGTGCTGTACGTCTACCGCCCCGAGGGCGTCGAGCCCGGCCGCGCGGCGGAGCTGGCGAAGCGGATCGTGGCGGAGCTGCGGCGGGTGTCCGAGGACCTGCGGCTGCCGCTCGACCTCGACGCGGATCTGCGGCCGGAGGGGCGCAACGGGCCCATCGTGCGCTCGCTCGACGCCTACGCGCAGTACTACCGGCGCTGGTCGGTGTCGTGGGAGGCGCAGGCGCTGCTGCGGGCGCGCGGAGTGGCGGGCTCGCGGTCGCTCATCCGGGACTTCCTCGCCATGGCCGACGAGATCCGGTACCCCGAGCACCTCGACCTCGCGTCGACGCGCGAGATCAAGCGCATCAAGGCGCGCGTGGAGAACGAGCGCATGCCGCAGCGCATCGACCGCACGCGCCATCTCAAGCTCGGGCCGGGTGGATTGAGCGACGTGGAGTGGCTCGTGCAGCTGCTGCAGCTGGAGCACGGCCACGCGCACGCCGCCCTGCGCACGACGTCGACCCTCGAGGGTCTCGCGGCGGCGACCGCGGCGGGTCTCGTATCGGAGGCGGACGCCTCTCAGCTCGAGGCGTCGTGGCGGCTGGCCGCCCGGCTGCGGTCCGCGAACACGCTCTCCTCCGGCGTCACGAGCGACGTGCTGCCGACCGACCGGCGCGCGCTCGACGGCATCGGCCGGATTTTGGAGTACCCGCCGTACTCGGCGAACGACGTCGAGGAGGACTGGCTGCGCGCGGCACGGCGGTCGCGTCGTGTGTTCGACCGGCTCTTCTACGGCGACCCGGACTGA
- the sucB gene encoding 2-oxoglutarate dehydrogenase, E2 component, dihydrolipoamide succinyltransferase gives MSTSVVLPALGESVTEGTVTRWLKQVGDTVEADEPLLEVSTDKVDTEIPSPVSGVLEAILVQEDETVEVGAELAHVGDGSGAAEAPAAPAAESAPAQQSAPAEQSAPAEQSAPAQQSAPAEAAPAAAADAGASDDASDVILPELGESVSEGTVTRWLKQVGDSVEVDEPLLEISTDKVDTEIPSPVAGTVQEILVQEDETVEVGSVLARVGSGAPVAQPQPQGQAPAPAQASEPAPQHEVAEETAQSPAAPAESEAKEPVQAQAPAPQQAPAPQQAPAPSAPAQQQAPAPSAPAAGEEKLYVTPLVRRLAAQHGVDLASVKGTGVGGRIRKEDVLKAAEGASAPAEAAPAAAPAAAKPEPSPLRGTTAPMSRLRKVLASRAVESMQKTAQLTTVVEVDVTKLAGYRDQVKGSFLEKTGDKLSFLPFFALAAAEALQAFPIVNSTVDADNNIVYPPSENLSIAVDTERGLLTPVVRDAGSKNLAQIAHEIADLAARTRDNKLKPDELSGGTFTLTNTGSRGALFDTPVVFLPQSAILGTGVVFKRPGVVKVDGVEAIGIRSYVYLALSYDHRTIDGADAARFLSAVKTRLEAADFAADLGI, from the coding sequence ATGAGCACTTCCGTCGTCCTCCCCGCGCTCGGCGAGAGCGTCACCGAGGGTACGGTCACCCGCTGGCTGAAGCAGGTCGGCGACACCGTCGAAGCGGACGAGCCGCTTCTCGAGGTCTCGACCGACAAGGTCGACACCGAGATCCCCTCTCCCGTGAGCGGCGTCCTGGAGGCGATCCTCGTGCAGGAGGACGAGACCGTCGAGGTCGGCGCCGAGCTCGCCCACGTGGGCGACGGCTCGGGTGCCGCCGAGGCGCCTGCCGCCCCCGCCGCCGAGAGCGCCCCCGCACAGCAGAGCGCCCCCGCAGAGCAGAGCGCGCCCGCAGAGCAGAGCGCCCCCGCACAGCAGAGCGCCCCCGCCGAGGCCGCTCCGGCGGCCGCCGCGGACGCCGGTGCGAGCGACGACGCCTCCGACGTCATCCTCCCGGAGCTCGGCGAGAGCGTGAGCGAGGGCACCGTCACCCGCTGGCTGAAGCAGGTCGGCGACAGCGTCGAGGTCGACGAGCCGCTGCTCGAGATCTCCACCGACAAGGTCGACACCGAGATCCCGTCGCCGGTCGCCGGCACCGTGCAGGAGATCCTCGTCCAGGAGGACGAGACGGTCGAGGTGGGCTCCGTGCTCGCCCGCGTCGGCAGCGGCGCTCCGGTCGCGCAGCCGCAGCCCCAGGGTCAGGCGCCGGCGCCCGCGCAGGCTTCCGAGCCCGCCCCCCAGCACGAGGTGGCCGAGGAGACCGCGCAGTCGCCGGCCGCGCCCGCCGAGTCCGAGGCCAAGGAGCCCGTTCAGGCTCAGGCGCCTGCCCCGCAGCAGGCTCCCGCACCGCAGCAAGCTCCCGCACCGTCCGCTCCCGCGCAGCAGCAGGCTCCCGCGCCGTCGGCTCCCGCCGCCGGCGAGGAGAAGCTGTACGTCACGCCGCTCGTGCGCCGGCTGGCCGCTCAGCACGGCGTCGACCTGGCCTCCGTCAAGGGAACCGGCGTCGGCGGGCGCATCCGCAAGGAGGACGTCCTGAAGGCCGCCGAGGGTGCTTCCGCTCCGGCCGAGGCCGCACCGGCTGCCGCTCCCGCCGCCGCCAAGCCCGAGCCCTCGCCGCTGCGCGGCACCACCGCTCCGATGTCGCGCCTGCGCAAGGTGCTCGCGTCGCGCGCCGTGGAGTCGATGCAGAAGACCGCTCAGCTCACCACCGTGGTCGAGGTCGACGTGACCAAGCTCGCGGGCTACCGCGACCAGGTCAAGGGCTCGTTCCTCGAGAAGACCGGCGACAAGCTGTCGTTCCTGCCGTTCTTCGCCCTCGCGGCCGCCGAGGCGCTGCAGGCGTTCCCGATCGTGAACTCGACGGTCGACGCCGACAACAACATCGTGTACCCGCCGAGCGAGAACCTGTCCATCGCGGTGGACACCGAGCGCGGCCTCCTCACGCCGGTCGTGCGCGACGCCGGGTCGAAGAACCTCGCCCAGATCGCCCACGAGATCGCCGACCTCGCCGCGCGCACGCGCGACAACAAGCTGAAGCCCGACGAGCTCTCCGGCGGCACCTTCACGCTCACCAACACCGGTTCGCGCGGCGCGCTGTTCGACACCCCCGTGGTGTTCCTGCCGCAGTCCGCGATCCTCGGCACGGGCGTCGTCTTCAAGCGCCCCGGCGTGGTGAAGGTCGACGGGGTCGAGGCGATCGGCATCCGGTCGTACGTCTACCTCGCGCTCTCGTACGACCACCGCACGATCGATGGAGCGGACGCCGCGCGCTTCCTCTCCGCGGTCAAGACGCGGCTGGAGGCGGCCGACTTCGCCGCCGACCTCGGGATCTGA
- the lpdA gene encoding dihydrolipoyl dehydrogenase, protein MTERSFDLVVLGGGSGGYAAALRAAELGRSVAVVERDKVGGTCLHRGCVPTKALLHAAEVADTVRDAARYGIDADLVGIDAARIATYREGIVAKKHKGLEGLLKARGIVVVPGEGRLESGPAVRVGDELLRARDVVLATGSYSRTLPGIEIGGRIITSEGALELGEVPRSAIILGGGVIGAEFASLWRSLGADVTIVEALDHLVPNEDVALSKGLERAYRRRGIGMSLGVRFASATQDDDGVTVALESGATLTADVLLVAVGRGPVTDGIGLEEVGVRRERGFVVVDEQLRTNVPNVWAVGDIVPGLQLAHRSFQQGIAAAERIAGMASAPVPDTHVPRVTYSHPELASVGVTEAQAVAAHGEAEIETAEFNLAGNARSEIIGTGGLVKVIRRKNGPVLGVHLIGDRVSELITEGQLAVAWDAHPEDIAPLIHAHPTQSEALGEAFLALAGKPLHAL, encoded by the coding sequence ATGACCGAGCGCTCCTTCGACCTCGTCGTCCTCGGCGGCGGCAGCGGAGGGTACGCCGCGGCGCTGCGCGCGGCGGAGCTCGGGCGCTCGGTCGCCGTCGTCGAGCGGGACAAGGTCGGCGGCACGTGCCTGCACCGCGGGTGCGTCCCCACCAAGGCGCTCCTGCACGCGGCCGAGGTCGCCGACACCGTGCGCGATGCGGCCCGCTACGGCATCGATGCCGACCTCGTCGGCATCGATGCCGCGCGCATCGCGACCTACCGCGAGGGGATCGTCGCGAAGAAGCACAAGGGCCTCGAGGGCTTGCTGAAGGCGCGCGGCATCGTCGTCGTCCCGGGCGAGGGACGCCTCGAGAGCGGCCCCGCCGTGCGCGTGGGCGACGAACTGCTGCGCGCCCGCGACGTCGTGCTCGCCACCGGCTCGTACAGCCGGACGCTGCCGGGGATCGAGATCGGCGGCCGGATCATCACGAGCGAGGGCGCCCTGGAGCTCGGCGAGGTGCCGCGCAGCGCGATCATCCTCGGCGGCGGCGTGATCGGCGCCGAGTTCGCCAGCCTGTGGCGTTCCCTGGGCGCCGACGTCACCATCGTCGAGGCCCTGGACCACCTCGTGCCGAACGAGGACGTCGCCCTGAGCAAGGGGCTCGAGCGCGCCTACCGACGCCGCGGCATCGGCATGTCGCTCGGCGTCCGCTTCGCCTCCGCGACGCAGGACGACGACGGCGTCACGGTCGCGCTCGAGAGCGGCGCCACGCTGACCGCCGACGTGCTCCTCGTCGCCGTGGGCCGCGGACCGGTGACCGACGGCATCGGCCTCGAGGAGGTCGGTGTGCGCCGTGAGCGCGGCTTCGTCGTCGTCGACGAGCAGCTGCGCACGAACGTCCCGAACGTCTGGGCCGTGGGCGATATCGTCCCCGGCCTCCAGCTCGCGCACCGCAGCTTCCAGCAGGGGATCGCCGCGGCCGAGCGCATCGCGGGAATGGCCAGCGCGCCCGTGCCCGACACGCACGTGCCGCGCGTGACGTATTCCCACCCCGAGCTGGCCTCGGTCGGCGTGACCGAAGCCCAGGCGGTCGCCGCGCACGGCGAGGCCGAGATCGAGACCGCCGAGTTCAACCTCGCGGGCAACGCCCGCAGCGAGATCATCGGGACAGGCGGACTCGTCAAGGTGATCCGCCGCAAGAACGGCCCGGTCCTGGGTGTTCACCTCATCGGCGATCGCGTCAGCGAGCTCATCACGGAGGGCCAGCTCGCCGTGGCGTGGGACGCCCACCCCGAGGACATCGCCCCCCTCATCCACGCGCATCCGACGCAGAGCGAAGCACTCGGCGAGGCCTTCCTGGCTCTCGCGGGCAAACCGCTTCACGCGCTCTGA
- a CDS encoding leucyl aminopeptidase, with protein sequence MPYPEIVLSPSAFPTDGAEALVVAVPDLSGGAPAELADLAPTLDAVGFTGARNAFARVHAPAFADLPLAVVGLGKKADANAVRDAVGTAIRSLTGFQTVGVAVAAEVDDAWRAAAEGAALGGYMFDSYKTDSAEKVAKRRRAARVIVSAPASADDAALAAVRAGAEAVALVKDLVSTPAEWQSPAQLADRAVESTKDLPVEVTVWEEKALADAGFGGLLGVGKGSDRPPRLVRLDYAPAGAERHVALVGKGITFDTGGLSLKPAASMVGMQEDMTGAAEVLAVVRAAAQLELPVRVTGWMCIADNMPSGRAIRPGDVLVMADGTTVEVTNTDAEGRLVLADGLIAASRENPDVIVDVATLTGAMIVALGTRHTGVMGEGDAVDAFLRSADRTGELAWALPLPEHIADELDSRVADMRNANVGNRAGGALFAGLFLQRFIGPRGQGEDAARIPWVHLDIAGSAMSTSSPFGFTDKGPTGASVRALIDFVAAGGEVR encoded by the coding sequence ATGCCGTACCCCGAGATCGTGCTGTCCCCTTCCGCGTTCCCCACCGACGGCGCCGAGGCTCTCGTCGTCGCCGTCCCGGACCTCTCGGGCGGGGCCCCCGCGGAGCTGGCCGATCTCGCTCCCACCCTCGACGCGGTCGGCTTCACCGGAGCCCGGAACGCGTTCGCCCGGGTGCACGCGCCCGCGTTCGCCGATCTGCCGCTGGCCGTCGTGGGTCTCGGCAAGAAGGCCGACGCGAACGCCGTCCGCGATGCCGTGGGCACCGCCATCCGCTCTCTCACCGGATTCCAGACCGTCGGCGTCGCCGTCGCCGCCGAGGTGGACGACGCCTGGCGCGCCGCCGCCGAGGGCGCCGCGCTCGGCGGATACATGTTCGACTCGTACAAGACCGACAGCGCGGAGAAGGTCGCCAAGCGCCGTCGCGCTGCGCGCGTGATCGTGAGCGCTCCCGCGTCAGCCGACGACGCGGCGCTCGCGGCCGTGCGCGCCGGCGCCGAGGCCGTCGCGCTCGTGAAGGACCTCGTCTCGACGCCCGCCGAGTGGCAGAGCCCCGCTCAGCTCGCCGACCGCGCGGTCGAGTCCACGAAGGACCTCCCCGTCGAGGTGACCGTATGGGAGGAGAAGGCGCTGGCCGATGCGGGCTTCGGCGGCCTCCTCGGCGTCGGCAAGGGCTCCGACCGGCCGCCGCGCCTCGTGCGCCTCGACTACGCACCCGCCGGCGCCGAACGGCACGTCGCACTCGTCGGGAAGGGCATCACGTTCGACACCGGCGGTCTGTCGCTGAAGCCTGCCGCCTCCATGGTGGGCATGCAGGAGGACATGACCGGAGCCGCCGAGGTGCTCGCCGTCGTCCGCGCTGCCGCTCAGCTGGAGCTCCCGGTGCGGGTCACCGGCTGGATGTGCATCGCCGACAACATGCCGTCGGGCCGCGCCATCCGACCCGGCGACGTCCTCGTGATGGCCGACGGCACGACCGTCGAGGTCACGAACACCGACGCCGAAGGCCGGCTGGTCCTCGCCGACGGCCTCATCGCCGCGAGCCGCGAGAACCCCGATGTCATCGTCGACGTCGCCACCCTCACCGGCGCCATGATCGTCGCACTCGGCACCCGCCACACCGGTGTCATGGGCGAGGGCGACGCGGTCGACGCGTTCCTCCGCTCGGCCGACCGCACCGGCGAGCTCGCCTGGGCCCTGCCGCTGCCCGAGCACATCGCCGACGAGCTCGACTCCCGCGTGGCGGACATGCGCAACGCGAACGTCGGCAACCGCGCGGGCGGCGCCCTGTTCGCGGGGCTCTTCCTGCAGCGCTTCATCGGCCCCCGCGGCCAGGGCGAGGACGCCGCTCGGATCCCCTGGGTGCACCTCGACATCGCCGGGTCCGCGATGAGCACGTCCAGCCCGTTCGGCTTCACCGACAAGGGCCCCACGGGCGCGAGCGTCCGCGCGCTCATCGACTTCGTCGCCGCGGGCGGTGAGGTGCGATGA
- a CDS encoding DUF4191 family protein, translated as MARSTPTEKRPGFFSQIRSLFTFTREAFPWIGWLLAGIIVLGVLLGVVVGFLLQPQWWGILLWGITGLMVGALAAMMTMTRLSTRAMYRKLDGMPGAAGHVLANMLGRNWRGEDMPVGINPKTQEAVYRAVGRGGIVVVGEGSKGRLTRLMRDERMRAQRVAHGVPVHEYYVGHGDGEVPIDQLAKTVKSLPKAIDRATMAAVLQRVESVSQSIASLPIPKGIDPTKVRSQRPR; from the coding sequence ATGGCACGCAGCACTCCCACCGAGAAGCGACCGGGCTTCTTCTCGCAGATCCGGTCACTGTTCACGTTCACCCGTGAGGCCTTCCCGTGGATCGGATGGCTGCTGGCCGGGATCATCGTGCTCGGCGTCCTGCTGGGCGTCGTCGTCGGCTTCCTCCTGCAGCCGCAGTGGTGGGGCATCCTCCTCTGGGGCATCACCGGACTCATGGTCGGCGCCCTCGCGGCGATGATGACGATGACGCGCCTCTCCACGCGTGCGATGTACCGCAAGCTCGACGGGATGCCCGGCGCGGCCGGCCACGTGCTGGCGAACATGCTCGGCCGCAACTGGCGCGGCGAGGACATGCCCGTGGGCATCAACCCCAAGACGCAGGAGGCGGTGTACCGCGCCGTCGGCCGCGGTGGCATCGTCGTCGTGGGCGAGGGCTCGAAGGGCCGCCTGACGCGCCTCATGCGCGACGAGCGGATGCGCGCCCAGCGCGTGGCGCACGGCGTGCCGGTGCACGAGTACTACGTCGGCCACGGCGACGGCGAGGTGCCGATCGACCAGCTCGCGAAGACCGTCAAGTCCCTGCCCAAGGCGATCGACCGGGCGACGATGGCGGCCGTGCTCCAGCGCGTCGAGTCCGTGTCGCAGTCCATCGCGTCGCTTCCCATCCCCAAGGGCATCGACCCCACCAAGGTGCGCTCGCAGCGACCGCGTTGA
- a CDS encoding RDD family protein, producing the protein MTSPSHADHPGASLGLPADGPGSIAQLGRRILGLVIDYAAATIIATAFFGYDQFALPEEAGLTLFAPMMVFAVLHIVFIPMLGGSPGHRIAGLRLVRADGAWTGIWRPIVRTILLVVVIPAVVWDADRRGLHDRVAGTVLVRR; encoded by the coding sequence GTGACATCCCCCTCCCACGCCGACCACCCGGGAGCGAGCCTCGGTCTCCCCGCTGACGGTCCCGGTTCCATCGCCCAGCTCGGTCGCCGCATCCTCGGCCTCGTCATCGACTACGCCGCCGCGACGATCATCGCCACGGCGTTCTTCGGCTACGACCAGTTCGCGCTGCCGGAGGAGGCGGGCCTGACCCTGTTCGCGCCCATGATGGTCTTCGCCGTGCTCCACATCGTCTTCATCCCCATGCTCGGCGGCAGCCCCGGCCACCGGATCGCCGGCCTGCGTCTCGTCCGCGCGGACGGCGCCTGGACGGGGATCTGGCGCCCGATCGTCCGCACCATCCTGCTCGTCGTCGTCATCCCCGCGGTCGTCTGGGATGCGGATCGCCGCGGACTGCACGACCGGGTCGCCGGAACGGTCCTCGTGCGCCGCTGA
- a CDS encoding DUF3263 domain-containing protein, with the protein MPKPTPAQLIDFEKTHWVHDGAKEEAIRRVLGLTPARYYVLLARAVADLEGIRHDALWAARIRRRTERERAA; encoded by the coding sequence ATGCCGAAACCGACTCCCGCACAGCTGATCGACTTCGAGAAGACCCACTGGGTCCACGACGGCGCGAAGGAGGAGGCGATCCGCCGCGTGCTCGGGCTCACGCCCGCGCGGTACTACGTCCTCCTCGCACGCGCGGTGGCGGATCTGGAGGGGATCCGCCACGACGCCCTCTGGGCCGCGCGCATCCGGCGGCGCACCGAGCGCGAGCGAGCCGCCTGA